The genomic DNA TTCATTAGACCAAGGAACAACAAGCTCACGCGCAATTCTTTTCAATAAAAAAGGTGAAATTGTTCATTCAGCTCAAAAAGAGTTTACACAACATTTTCCAAAGCCGGGCTGGGTAGAGCATAATGCACAAGAAATTTGGGGATCTATTTTAGCAGTTATCGCAACTTGCTTAAGCGAAGCAGATGTAAAACCAGAACAAATCGCAGGTATCGGTATTACGAACCAACGTGAAACAACGGTTGTCTGGGATAAAACAACTAGTAAACCAATTTACAACGCAATTGTATGGCAATCTCGCCAAACAGCTGAAATTTGTGATGAGTTAAAAGAAAAAGGTTATAGCGAAATGGTTCGCGAAAAAACAGGTCTTTTAATTGATGCATACTTCTCTGGTACGAAAGTAAAATGGATTTTAGATAACGTTGAAGGTGCAAGAGAGAAAGCAGAAAACGGTGATCTATTATTCGGAACAATTGATTCGTGGCTTGTATGGAAACTATCTGGTGGTAAAGCACACGTAACAGATTATTCAAACGCATCACGTACGTTAATGTTTAATATTCACGACTTACAGTGGGATGATGAGCTTCTAGAAATGTTAACAGTACCAAAGAGCATGCTTCCAGAAGTACGTCCATCATCTGAAATTTACGGAGAAACAATTGATTACCACTTCTTCGGCCAAAATGTACCGATTGCAGGTGTAGCTGGTGACCAACAAGCAGCATTATTTGGACAAGCTTGTTTCGGTGAAGGTATGGCGAAAAATACTTACGGAACTGGTTGCTTCATGTTAATGAACACAGGTGAAAAAGCAGTAGCTTCTGAGCACGGTCTATTAACAACAATTGCATGGGGAATAGATGGTAAAGTAAACTACGCATTAGAAGGAAGTATTTTCGTAGCAGGTTCTGCAATTCAGTGGTTACGTGACGGAATGCGCATGTTTAAAGATGCAAGTGAGAGTGAAGTGTATGCGAGTCGCGTTGAATCAACTGATGGTGTATACGTTGTACCAGCATTCGTTGGACTAGGAACACCTTATTGGGATAGTGAAGTACGCGGCGCTATGTTTGGTGTAACACGCGGTACGACGAAAGAGCACTTCATTCGTGCAACGCTAGAATCTTTAGCTTACCAAACGAAAGATGTATTATGCGCAATGGAAGCAGATTCAGGTATTGAACTGAAAACATTACGCGTTGATGGCGGAGCAGTTAAAAATAACTTCTTAATGAAGTTCCAAAGTGATATTTTAGATGTTCCTGTAGAGCGTCCAGTGATTAACGAAACAACGGCTCTAGGTGCAGCATACTTAGCTGGTCTTGCGGTTGGATATTGGAAAAACCAAGATGAAATTAAATCACAGTGGCATATGGACAAACGCTTTGAACCAACGATGGAAGCGGAAACAAGCGAAGAGCTATATGCTGGATGGAAAAAAGCAATTGAAGCAACAAAAGCTTTCAAATAATCATAAACAGTGTTATAATGGTGACAAGTTAATAATTCGGTAGGAGATTTGGAGAGACCACAACGCGCTATAGAGGCGAAATCTATAGCGGAGTTTGTGGTCTCTTTTTTCGTTATCAAAGGGAGGAATTACCATGAAATTTTCAAGTAAACAACGTAAAGACGTATTAAACGGAGTAAATAAACAAGAGTTAGATGTGATCGTAATTGGTGGAGGTATTACTGGTTCTGGTATTGCATTAGATGGAGCAACACGCGGGTTATCAACAATTGTGTTTGAAATGCAGGACTTTGCAGCAGGTACATCAAGTCGTTCAACGAAGCTTGTACACGGTGGTCTACGTTATTTAAAACAACTTGAAGTGAAAATGGTAGCAGAGGTGGGTAAAGAGCGTGCGATCGTATATGAGAACGGTCCCCATGTAACAACACCAGAGTGGATGTTACTTCCGTTCCATACAGGCGGTACGTTCGGATCATTTAGTACATCAATTGGTCTTCGTGTATACGACTTCTTAGCAGGTGTAAAACGAAGCGAGCGCAGAAAGATGTTTAACCGTGAAGAAACGCTAAACAAAGAGCCTCTTGTAAAAAAAGAAGGATTAAAAGGCGGCGGTTACTACGTAGAATATCGTACAGACGATGCGCGTCTTACAATTGAAGTAATGAAAGAAGCAATTGAGCATGGTGCGAAAGCTGTTAACTACGCAAAAGTAGACAGTTTCTTATATAAAGATGGAAAAGTATGCGGTGTACGTGTAATCGATTTACTAGACGGTGAAGTATATGAAGTTTACGGTAAGAAAATTGTAAACGCAGCTGGTCCTTGGGTAGATACACTTCGTGAAAAAGATAACTCGAAAAAAGGAAAAGTACTTCAGTTATCAAAAGGTGTTCACTTAGTAATTGATCAAAAACGTTTCCCACTCGGGCAAGCAATTTACTTCGATACACCAGATAAACGTATGGTGTTCGCGATTCCTCGCGGAGGAAAAACATACGTAGGTACAACAGATACGTTCTATGATAAAGACGCAGCTGTACCACAAATGACAACAGAAGATCGCACATACATCATTAATGCAATTAACTACATGTTCCCAAGCGTGAAAATTACAGAGAAAGACATTGAATCAAGCTGGGCTGGTGTACGTCCGTTAATTTATGAAGAAGGTAAGAATGCATCTGAAATTTCTCGTAAAGATGAAATTTGGACTTCTGAATCTGGTTTAATTACAATCGCAGGTGGTAAATTAACAGGATACCGCAAAATGGCTGAAATGGTAGTAGATTACGTAACGAACTTACTACAAAAAGAAGGTCATAGTGCATATCCGAAGAGTGATACGAAACATATGCCGATCTCTGGTGGACATGTAGATGGTTCACACGGATTCCCGGCATTCGTTGCGAAAAAAGCAGACGAAGGTACGAAATCTGGTTTAACGAAAGCACAAGCAGAAGAATTCGCAAAATTCTATGGTTCTAACGTTGATGTACTATTTGGCTTAGCGAAAAAACATAAAGACGAAGCGAAAGAATACAACATGCCGCTTGACGTTCTAATCCCACTTGTATACGCAATGGATTACGAAATGACAGCAAAACCAGTTGACTTCTTCGTACGCCGCAGAGGCGCTGTATTCTTCAACATCCACTGGGTATATGAGTGGAAAGAAGCAGTAATCAACTACATGGCTGCGAAACTAGGCTGGAGCAAAGAAGAACAAATGAAATATACAGCTGAACTAGAAAAAGCATTAACAGACGCTGTAATTCCTGTAGATCAACAAGAACAGGCAGCTGCGTTAGCATAAAATAGAGAACCACCTGAAGGGGAGCCTTTAGGTGGTTTTTTCTCTTGACTAAAAATAAATAAAATGTGTTACAATGATGATAGAGTATTTAGTGTGAATTTTGCATAAAATAAAAAAGACAGAAGCCTGAGAAACTTCTGCCTTTGTAACCTAACTTGCTATTGTGGTGGTAGTAGGTGCGGTTATAAGACAATTACATTAACGTTTTAGCCGAGAACCGCCCTTACCTTTTCCACGAAGCAGGGTGGTTCTCGCTTTTTTGTATACAGAAATTAGCCATGGACCGAAGTATCTTCTACCGATGACAACGCCAGCTCCGGTTAGGATACCATACACTAATTTAATTACAAACATCGCGATCATATTATCACCTCCCCCTTTTTTCAAAATGGAAGAGATGATTACCACACCTACTAGTTATAGCTTATTAAGTTACGTATTCATTGTATTATGTTTTAAAATAGGGAACAAGATATATGGATGAAAATTCCTAGTTTTAAGCAGAGCATTAGTGTCAGGGGACAAGAAGTAAATAAATATTCATAAAAAAACGGTATGGACATTACCATCCGTATTTTTTTATGTATTTATAAAACTTTTCCATACAGTGCGTCGTCTAATATATGGGAAGGAGGAAATGATGTGGATGAATTAACGATAGAAGCGTTTGAAATAGAAGATAAGGAGGAACTTATCGACGAAATAATGAACAAGTATGGGCAAGAAGTCCTGCAGCTTGTGTATTCATATGTGAATAATAAAGAGATTGCGGAGGATGTAACGCAAGATATATTTGTAAAATGTTATAAATCTCTTCATACATATAAAGGGAAATCGAATGTGAAAACGTGGTTATGGAGAATTGCGATTAATCAATGTAAGGACTATATAAAAAGTTGGTATAACAAAAAGGTAATCGTTACAGAGGATGAATTTGCGTATATTGGGATTCAAAATGATAGTGTCGAACAAACTGTCATTCAAAATGCGGAGGATAGTAGGTTGGCTTCTGCGGTAATGAGTTTACCGATAAAATATCGAGAAGTCATTTATCTATTTTATTATGAAGAATTATCAATTAAAGAGATTGCTACAGTAATAGAAGTAAAGGAAAACACGATAAAAACGAGACTGAAAAAAGCGAAGGAGCTTTTGAAGAAAGGATTGGAGGAATAATCAAATGGAAGATGGATTAAAAGGCTTGCGAAAATCAATGGAGAACACAACGTTTAAACATTTGAGTTTTTCTGATCAGCACCAGAAGCAGGTGCGAGAAAAAATTAAGCAATCGTCCGAAAAGGAAGAAGATATCCTTTTAGCAGTGTTACAACTTCTTATGAATGAAAAAACGGGTTATGAATTGATGCAGTTGCTAAGAGGGAGAGGGATTCAAAAATTCGAAGGTGGTGAAGGGTCTCTATACACTTTATTACATCGTCTAGAACAAAATCGCTTTATCCAATCTAGCTGGGATCACGCGGGAGCTAAATATTATCAATTAAATGATAAAGGAAATAAAATGCTGCGAAAGGCAGAGAAGAATGCTACGAAGGCACGATTTATATTAAAAGGATTAGTACAGGAGTGAGAAAAAATTGAGCAAAAAAGGGGAGCGTTTTTTAAAAGAAGTTACGAACCATATTAAATCAAAAGAAGCAAAGGACTTGGTGGCAACAGAACTAGACTTTCACTTGAAACAGACGAAGAATATGTGGATAGAGAAAGGCTTAAGTGAGGAAGTTGCTGAAGATAAGGCTGTTGAACAAATGGGAAGTCCAATTAAGCTTGGCCAGGAACTTAATAAACTACATAAGCCAAAGGTTGATTGGTTCTTAATTGGTTTATTAGTGGCTGCGATGGGGCTAGGTTTTTTGCCAGTTATAGCGCTTGGACATGCTGACTTATTAATGAATAAGGTGATATTTGTAATTCTCGGTGTTACAACAGCGATTGGGATGATGCTATTTGATTATCGGAAGTTAGAGAGGCTTGGGTGGCTGTTTTATACAATTGGTGTACTTATCTTGTTAATGATAAAATGTTTTCCGACTGCTTCTTTGAATGGAGAACCATTACTAAAAATTGGTTCCGTCATAATTGATTGTTTAATGACAATACCATTCTTTTTTCTAGGCTGGGCTTCTTTTTTCAATAACAGTAGATTAAAGTTTATACATCTTCTCATGTTGTATTTATTTTCTTTATATTTATTTCTAACTACATCAACTCTTTTACCACTGTTCATCTATATCACGATGGTATTTGTTATGCTTTGGTGGAGTAAGTTAGGAAAGAAAACGGCATGGCTCATTACGATTTTACCTATTGTACCATTGATTATTAGGGATCTACTTTCCTGGTCTGCTGTAAAAGAATACCGTATGGCCAGAATTTTAGGAATGTTAAATCCAGAGCATGATCTATGGTATTTACGTTTAAAAGAGGCGATGTCTTCAGCAGGTTGGTTTGGTACATATGAAAATATAAAGTCTATCCGTGCTGCCCATACTGATTTTGTATTTGCAAGTTTGACTTACTATTATGGATATGTACTTGCGCTAGTTCTTGTCGTGATTCTTTCTCTTTTTGCAGTAAGAATAATGAACATAGCTTATAAAATAAATGATGGTTATGGTAAATTGCTTCTCGTTGGCGGAGTGACTCTTTTTGTAATCCATTTTATTTGTAATGTTGGCATGACCCTCGGGATATTACCACGTGTTTCTATATCATTACCATTTATTAGCTACGGATTGATACCAACTCTGTTTCATGCATTTATAATGGGAATTGTGTTAAGTGTATATCGACGTAAAGATATTCCTTTTAGAATGAGAAAAACACCTTGATAATCATCAAGGTGTTTTAGTTATTAGCTCAAAACTCTCCGAATCAGCCTCAAGCACAAAAGGACTAACCTCGCCAACGCTATAAAGTTGCAACTCATGCATTGCTCGCGTACAAGCAGTGTAGAACAATCTACGAACGCTCTCATCGCTGTACGCATCTTCAGAAGCATCGTAAATAATAACAGCGTCAAATTCGATACCTTTTGCTAAGTAAGCAGGTATCACAACAATGCCTTGCTCATACTCGGCTGAGTTACTCTTCACGAGTTTAATATTCTCGATATGACGGAGTGCTTCGTATGCAGCGGCGCTTTCAGTTGCGGATTTACATATAATCGCGATTGTATTGTGATTTTGTTTTTGTAGTTCGGTAACTTTTGTAGTAATATGCTCGTGCAGTTCGCTGTAATCAGCTATTTTCGTTACTGTAGGTTTCTCGCCATCGCGTTCAAAGGCGTGAATGTTCTTCCCTTCCGGTACGAGAGCACGTGTAAATTCAATAATCGGTTTTGTTGAGCGGTAGCTACGAGTTAAGTTAATACCGTTCGTTTCATCTGGTCCGTATAAGCTAGTAAGTGTATTGAAATTCACTGCCTCACTCGCATGGGCAAATATCGCTTGGTTAAAGTCTCCGAGTACCGTCATTCTTGCAGCAGGGAAGAGACGTTTTAAAAACTCGAACTGAAACGGAGAATAATCTTGCGCTTCATCTACGAGTACGTGTTTAATCGATCTGTTCGTTTGGAAGCCTTCAATTAATTCTTTTAAAAGTAAAAATGGAGTCGCATCCTCGTAATATAGCTTTCCTTCATCAAGCATGTTCACTGTTAATGAGCAAATGTCATCCCACTCTTTCGGTTTTTCCCCAGTAACCCATGATGCATCTGTGAAGAGCTGTTTATATATGCTTGTGAAATTGATGAAACGCAATGTTTGAACGCCTTTACGAAGTGGCTTCATTTTTTTACGGACAATCATACGCCCAAGTACTCTTGTTTCTTTCTCAAAGTCTTGAAAGGAGTTGTCGTCAAACTCGCCTTTTTTCTGTAAATATTTATAAGCCTTTTGGTATTCATCTTTACTAAGTAATTCAATTTCTTCTTCTACCCAAGGCTTTTTCAGTTCTGCTTTTTCGAGTGCATCTATTTGTTTATTTAGCCAATCCGTTAACTTTTCAATTCGACTATGGAAGCGGAGGGAGGAGTCAGTATTATAAAATTGCTCTGTAATCTCTTTTGCAGAGACGATCAGTTTTCCTCTAAATTTCATTCCTCTAAATAGCATGCCTGAAGATTCAAGAGATTGTCTGTACGCTCTAATCATCTCGAAAAATTGAGTGGATGCTTTAAATCGGATGCTCGCATTTCTCGTTTTATAGGTAGGGCTATTCGTTTCAGTTAACATATATTCCAATTGCTCATAAGGGTCTTCAACATCAAATGACTTACTTAGTCTATGGTTTAAATATTCTTGGAATGTTACTTGCTGCATATTTTCTTCACCGAGTTCAGGTAGTACGTTAGATACGTAGCTATTGAACATAGAGTTAGGGGAGAAGAGAATAATTTGATCCGCTTTTAGCCATTCGCGATATTTATATAGTAAGTAGGCGATTCGCTGAAGGGCAGCAGATGTTTTACCACTACCAGCAGCTCCTTGAACGATAAGGAGTCGGCCTTCATCGTGACGGATAATTTCATTTTGCTCACGCTGAATCGTAGCGACGATACTTTGCATATGTTTGTTCGTACCTTTTCCGAGTGCTTGTTGCAAGATTTCATCGCCAATTGTAAGGCTCGTATCGAACATGGAATCAATCTCGCCATTTTGAATAATGTATTGTAATTTTTTCTCCACATTACCGCGAATTACGCCGCCTGGTGTGTTGTACTCAGCTGGTCCTGGTGGGTAGTCGTAATAAACACTTGAAATTGGGGCGCGCCAGTCATAAATAAGAAAGTTTTCTCCGCTTGCATCAGTAAGGGTAGAAACACCGATATAGATTTGTTCTGTGGAAGGTTCGCCTTCTTCAGTGAAATCGATGCGTCCGAAGTAAGGTGCTTTTTGCATACGTCGCAGCGCGGCAAGTCGATTAAAGGTGTGTTTATGGGTGATTTGTGTAACAGCTAGTGATTGAGCTTGTTGTCTTAAGTTGATAACTGTTTCAAGGTAATCATCAAAAGTATCTGTATTCACTTTAACGTCATCCCAGAAGTGTTTACGGATGTTGATTACTTCTGCCCGGCGTCTGCCAGTTTCGTTTTCCAGCTTATCAATTTGCTGCGTAATAGTTTCGATTACGGTATCCAATCGTTTTTGCTCTAGATCAAGTTTTTTGTTCATACGTAAGCACTCCTTTAAAAGTGAAAAATAGAGGTTGACTGAAG from Bacillus cereus G9842 includes the following:
- a CDS encoding PadR family transcriptional regulator; this translates as MEDGLKGLRKSMENTTFKHLSFSDQHQKQVREKIKQSSEKEEDILLAVLQLLMNEKTGYELMQLLRGRGIQKFEGGEGSLYTLLHRLEQNRFIQSSWDHAGAKYYQLNDKGNKMLRKAEKNATKARFILKGLVQE
- the glpD gene encoding aerobic glycerol-3-phosphate dehydrogenase, producing the protein MKFSSKQRKDVLNGVNKQELDVIVIGGGITGSGIALDGATRGLSTIVFEMQDFAAGTSSRSTKLVHGGLRYLKQLEVKMVAEVGKERAIVYENGPHVTTPEWMLLPFHTGGTFGSFSTSIGLRVYDFLAGVKRSERRKMFNREETLNKEPLVKKEGLKGGGYYVEYRTDDARLTIEVMKEAIEHGAKAVNYAKVDSFLYKDGKVCGVRVIDLLDGEVYEVYGKKIVNAAGPWVDTLREKDNSKKGKVLQLSKGVHLVIDQKRFPLGQAIYFDTPDKRMVFAIPRGGKTYVGTTDTFYDKDAAVPQMTTEDRTYIINAINYMFPSVKITEKDIESSWAGVRPLIYEEGKNASEISRKDEIWTSESGLITIAGGKLTGYRKMAEMVVDYVTNLLQKEGHSAYPKSDTKHMPISGGHVDGSHGFPAFVAKKADEGTKSGLTKAQAEEFAKFYGSNVDVLFGLAKKHKDEAKEYNMPLDVLIPLVYAMDYEMTAKPVDFFVRRRGAVFFNIHWVYEWKEAVINYMAAKLGWSKEEQMKYTAELEKALTDAVIPVDQQEQAAALA
- the glpK gene encoding glycerol kinase GlpK, with the translated sequence MKKYILSLDQGTTSSRAILFNKKGEIVHSAQKEFTQHFPKPGWVEHNAQEIWGSILAVIATCLSEADVKPEQIAGIGITNQRETTVVWDKTTSKPIYNAIVWQSRQTAEICDELKEKGYSEMVREKTGLLIDAYFSGTKVKWILDNVEGAREKAENGDLLFGTIDSWLVWKLSGGKAHVTDYSNASRTLMFNIHDLQWDDELLEMLTVPKSMLPEVRPSSEIYGETIDYHFFGQNVPIAGVAGDQQAALFGQACFGEGMAKNTYGTGCFMLMNTGEKAVASEHGLLTTIAWGIDGKVNYALEGSIFVAGSAIQWLRDGMRMFKDASESEVYASRVESTDGVYVVPAFVGLGTPYWDSEVRGAMFGVTRGTTKEHFIRATLESLAYQTKDVLCAMEADSGIELKTLRVDGGAVKNNFLMKFQSDILDVPVERPVINETTALGAAYLAGLAVGYWKNQDEIKSQWHMDKRFEPTMEAETSEELYAGWKKAIEATKAFK
- a CDS encoding sigma-70 family RNA polymerase sigma factor, which produces MDELTIEAFEIEDKEELIDEIMNKYGQEVLQLVYSYVNNKEIAEDVTQDIFVKCYKSLHTYKGKSNVKTWLWRIAINQCKDYIKSWYNKKVIVTEDEFAYIGIQNDSVEQTVIQNAEDSRLASAVMSLPIKYREVIYLFYYEELSIKEIATVIEVKENTIKTRLKKAKELLKKGLEE
- the helD gene encoding RNA polymerase recycling motor HelD, which translates into the protein MNKKLDLEQKRLDTVIETITQQIDKLENETGRRRAEVINIRKHFWDDVKVNTDTFDDYLETVINLRQQAQSLAVTQITHKHTFNRLAALRRMQKAPYFGRIDFTEEGEPSTEQIYIGVSTLTDASGENFLIYDWRAPISSVYYDYPPGPAEYNTPGGVIRGNVEKKLQYIIQNGEIDSMFDTSLTIGDEILQQALGKGTNKHMQSIVATIQREQNEIIRHDEGRLLIVQGAAGSGKTSAALQRIAYLLYKYREWLKADQIILFSPNSMFNSYVSNVLPELGEENMQQVTFQEYLNHRLSKSFDVEDPYEQLEYMLTETNSPTYKTRNASIRFKASTQFFEMIRAYRQSLESSGMLFRGMKFRGKLIVSAKEITEQFYNTDSSLRFHSRIEKLTDWLNKQIDALEKAELKKPWVEEEIELLSKDEYQKAYKYLQKKGEFDDNSFQDFEKETRVLGRMIVRKKMKPLRKGVQTLRFINFTSIYKQLFTDASWVTGEKPKEWDDICSLTVNMLDEGKLYYEDATPFLLLKELIEGFQTNRSIKHVLVDEAQDYSPFQFEFLKRLFPAARMTVLGDFNQAIFAHASEAVNFNTLTSLYGPDETNGINLTRSYRSTKPIIEFTRALVPEGKNIHAFERDGEKPTVTKIADYSELHEHITTKVTELQKQNHNTIAIICKSATESAAAYEALRHIENIKLVKSNSAEYEQGIVVIPAYLAKGIEFDAVIIYDASEDAYSDESVRRLFYTACTRAMHELQLYSVGEVSPFVLEADSESFELITKTP
- a CDS encoding FtsW/RodA/SpoVE family cell cycle protein — encoded protein: MSKKGERFLKEVTNHIKSKEAKDLVATELDFHLKQTKNMWIEKGLSEEVAEDKAVEQMGSPIKLGQELNKLHKPKVDWFLIGLLVAAMGLGFLPVIALGHADLLMNKVIFVILGVTTAIGMMLFDYRKLERLGWLFYTIGVLILLMIKCFPTASLNGEPLLKIGSVIIDCLMTIPFFFLGWASFFNNSRLKFIHLLMLYLFSLYLFLTTSTLLPLFIYITMVFVMLWWSKLGKKTAWLITILPIVPLIIRDLLSWSAVKEYRMARILGMLNPEHDLWYLRLKEAMSSAGWFGTYENIKSIRAAHTDFVFASLTYYYGYVLALVLVVILSLFAVRIMNIAYKINDGYGKLLLVGGVTLFVIHFICNVGMTLGILPRVSISLPFISYGLIPTLFHAFIMGIVLSVYRRKDIPFRMRKTP